The genomic window ggaaaaaaagacagagggaggcaaaccgtaagacacttttaaatacggagaacaaacagggttgcttgGGGATGTtgggaagatgggctaaatgggcgatggacaagaaggagggcacttgtgatgagcactgggtgttattgtaagtgatgaatcactcagtcctactcctgaaaccattattaaactgtatgttaactaacttggatttaaattttaagtaactgggtgcctgggcggctcagttaaacgtccaactcttgatttaggctcaggtcataatctcacgattcatggattcgagccccacgctgggctctgcgctgaccctgtttgggattctctctctgcccttcccctgctcgcacactctctctcttaaaatcagtaaacttaagcttaaaaaaaaaaaaagaataggtatgTGTCAGTCATATTTGCAGGGCAGATCAAGGATGTTATGCACCGAGGGTATACTTAAGGGTGTGGTtcaacaaaaggaaagaagggaggggtgcTCAAAAAGGCTTCAGGCTATAGGAGAGTCATCCAGGCAGATCTGTTCCCGTATGTGTAATTATTTACCAGCTTTCGTCCTTTAGGCCGGGATCACACTTTTCCTTTCAGCACCCAGAATCTAGGGTAGCACCTGGCACAGGGCTAGTGAACAAAGGAGGGGGAGATATAGGTGACATGGTGCATTCTGAATTGGGAGTGAATCTGGGAAGAGAATCTGCTCAGACACAAGTATCAAAGTGGATAATTTGACATGTAGATGGCCAAGACTATGTGCAGACTGTACATAGAGGGGAAGGACAagtagatcaacagaacagaatagagggcccagaaatagACCACCACAAATACAGATGACTTTTGAACAGCTCAGTTATGGGCCCTGACCCTTCAGGCAGTCAAAAAATCTGCATATTAACTTTTGTCTCTCCTCAAAGTTAATTAAAAGTCTActgctgaccagaagccttactgataacacagttaacacatattttgtatgttatatgtgaattatatatgtgttcttacaataaagctagagaaaagaacatgccaagaaaacacaagagaaaatgcatttacaataccgtatttattgaaaaaaatcggTAAATGGACCCATACAGTTCAAATCCACATTGTCCAAGAGTCAACTGTAcaatcaactgatttttgacaaaggagcagaggtaatactacaaaacaaaaatagtctcttcaacaaatggtgaacTGAACAtctatgtgtaaaaaaaaaaaaaaaaaaaaaaaaaaaatctagacataGACCTAACATCTTTCACAAAACTTAACTCAggatggatcacagacctaaatggaAAATGCGAAACTGTAAAACTCCCAtaaagaaacttaagagaaaactTAGATGACATTCGGGGATGGTGAAGCCTTTTTAGATACATCAAAAATATGACCcgtgaaagaaataattgattagCTAGGcttcattaacattaaaaacttctgcaaaatattatcaagagaatgagaagacaagctactgacagggaaaaaaatatttccaaagacacatctgataaaggattgctatccaaaatacaaagaacttgtgcgtgtgtgtgtgtacatacatatgcacaatttttatttttgagacagaaacagagcataagtggaggagggccagagagagagggagacacagaatctgaagcaggctctaggctgtcagcacagagcctgatgcgggactagaacccacgaactgtgagaccatgacctgagctgaagtcggacacttaaccaactgagccacccaggcgcctctaaagtacaaagaattcttaaaactcaatagtaaGGAAACTATTTAACTAAAAAACAGGCCAAGTAGCTTGACACTTTAccaaagatatccagatggcacATAAGCATAGGAAAAGCTCCACGTAggtcctcagggaaatgcaaattaaaataacgaGATCCCACTACACACAAGATTGGCCAAGATCCAGAAAACTGACAAATGTTCTGGActgaaaaatggtacagctactttggaagataGGATGGCCGTTTCTCACAAACCTACACATACACTCACCATACAGTCCATCAGTCACACtacttagtatttacccaaaggagttgaaaacacaTCCACCCCAAAacttgcaaatgtttatggcaaGTTtgtaactgccaaaacttggaaggcaaccaagatgtcctctAGCAGTGAATGAGTGGTAATGTGTggcacatacaatggaatactattgagcattaaaaagaaatgagctatcaagctatgaaaagacacagaagagacttaaatgcatattcctaggtgaaagaagccaatctgaaaaggatACAGTACTGTAGGATTCTAAGTACGTGCCATTCTGGacaaggcaaaactatggaggtaataaaaagatcagtgatcgTGGAAGGTTGGGTAGGGGAGAGATGAACAGGCAGAACACAAGAGTTGTTGCAGAGCAGTGGAAATGCTCTGTGCATTATAATAGGTCATTCTTCCAAACCCATCCAGTGTTCAACACCAAGAGTGATCCCCAAGGTAAGCCATGAACTTTGGGTGAATCGAACacgtcagtgtaggttcatcccTGGTAAAAAGTGTACCATTCTAATGAGTGATGTGGATATCAGGTGTGGCTGTGCATGGTAGAGGCAGCGGGtacatgggaaatctctgcacCTTCTCCCTTTTGTTAGAAACAAACctcaaactgctctaaaaaatattaaatatttaaacaaaaacataacaaataaCCCAAATCTATATTCATCTTTGTTTGTAGGCCTGAAGTTAACGAGGAGGTAGCCTGAAATGTCAGACACGGATTCTGGCTCACTTCCTAGATGATTTCCTCCTGTGAAGTGAGTGGCAATTCCAGTGCCCAAATGCTTGATGTTTTAATTAGCCTGAACAGGAGGGATTCCCCTGTCGGCTTTAGGTATTTGACATCTGGTCAGCTAATTCACATCTATGAATCCTCTATTAATGTGTCTTTTCTAAATACCTAGGAAtctactggggggggggggggtgggcaaggaagagagagatgacAAGATTATAATTAACAGGCtgaatttaagattttattggATTAACTAAATGACTGTTTTTGTTGGCCTGaaacagatggggaaaaaaagcaacataccctgaaaatgtcattttccaaACCTTCAATTATCTTCTCATCCACAGCGTGGAAGCAGAGTAGTCTGATGAGGTTTGGCAATCTAAGAACCTTCTTAAGGACATAGCCCTGAATTTAAGCATACActttatgcatacatattttacGTGTCCATGAGTTTTGAGTTGGTCTTAATATATACTTACTGGTATGAAAATCTTTTTATACCTTGGTTACGAAAAGGATCAAAATCTGCATTAAAAGTACTAGAATCATCTGAAGAAGCCAAAGGAAGGCTAAGTTTTATTCTTCCCCCATTTaggagaaaaatctgaaaaacaatttttttatccatctcTGGTAAAGAATGTGTTCAAAACTGTgcatattttaaactaaatattttaagatctttatttgctttatacaacggtaaaaattatatattacacaTTAACATACTATATATCacgatatataatatataatagaacACCGCCTACCAAAAATTGTTTTaccattgttaaaaataaaaaataaaaatagaaaacatctaaatgtgtttgtttttttaagctgtaCATCTTCtccaaaagaagaaatttctagCTTTTACTcgtggaggggaggcaggcacatttgaaaagaatgattCCATCTAATAAGTTTTTCTCATAGAAGGAATGTGGGATTGACTGTAtcactcatattttctttttcttcttctttttttccaacatttctaccattttcctcttcttggtTGACACCAGGCTATTTCCTTTCGTTGGCTTATTACTGTCATCAGTTAAACCACATTTCTTCGTATTAGCTTTGGactgcctttcttcttcctgcaCTATATTGCCAGCTTCCTTTTTGATTTTGGACTCTTCTTTACTTACTAAAACACAAGAGacagtgcatttatttatttatttaatttttaatattttatttacgtttgagagacagaaacagagcacaagcaagggaggggcagagaaagagggacataGAActcgaagcaagctccaggctctgagctgtcagcacagagcctgacacggggctcgaactcatgaatcgtgagatcatgacctgagccgaagtcggatgcttaaccgactgagccacccaggtgccctgagacagtGCATTTAAAGACTGCTTTTTCCTTCTTGTGAAGTGAAGTTATCTGAATGTCCTCCACCTCAACAATTCAAGAgctaacaaattattaaaaaacaatcacTTTCACTTACCAGGAGAAGGCTCTGCAGCCGGAGGAAGGCTTTCTTTTGTGTCTGTCACTCTGTCTAGCCACACTCCAAGGCATGTCAGCCTGGCATTAGTTTTTACTTCACAGAGTAAAGATGGAGGAACTttctaaaacagaagaaagaagaattctTAACATGGGggaattttaaatacttttctttttccataatcaAGTGAACTTAACTTTTtttcaaaggttttattttacatttttaagtaatctctacacccaacgtgaggctcaaacttacaaccccaagaccaagagtcgcattctctactgactgagtcagtcaggcacccctgagtgaacttaatttaaaacttactatattttcttgagaataaaatagaagaattcCATTATCTTGATCCATGTTTGGTCTGACTATGCCCTTCGCAAGGCACTTTCTGAATATTCAGAAATTGTAAATTCACCAAGGAAAAGGATCGTGTCTCGTTCATGTCTAGGTTTTAACAAAGAATCTTGCACAAAGCACACACTCGACAAACCACATTCGTAGAATGGGTTTATAAGAGAACCAagcaaaacaagtaaaaacaagaaaatctgtTAAGAGTGAGACCACTAAAGGGATTTAATTTTCCACTTATCTGGTTCAAAACTATTCTAAGATTACTGATCAGGAATTTTTGAGTTTTTAGTaatggcagtattttttttttaaataggctccacacccaacatgcggcttaaactcacaacgctgagatcaagagtcacatgttttaccgaccagccaggcaccccagtaatggCAGCATTTTTATCTAACAAAATCTTATCTAACACCAATCTACACACAAATGAGAAGAAAGCAGCATTTCTCTGATTGAAAAAGCACGAGTTCTCGTATCCTGCCAGCTGAGACTCACAACACCAACCCCCACCGTGGCTCTTGGAACCCTAACTTTAAAACTATGAGTATCAATCATGCGTGGAAGAGATCTCaggtttttttaaagatctctgcCTTATGACCTTTGGAAAATATTCCACCTCACTTCACTCAAAACAATACCGATAATAAAGACTTGCATTAAAGCGCATTCACATTGTGCTAAGACACCAACCTTATTCTGCTTAAGCTTCCACATTTTGACGAAACCATCACTTGATGCTGTAACAATAACATGATGCTCTGGAATTTCAAAACTGAACATGTCCTTTAtcctaaaatagaaatattaacaCCATAAAGGATCCTTTCTTCCAGATAGTACAATACCATTGTAGAGCTTCTACGCACACAATCTCTCGATTTTTCAATGTTTCAAGTGCTTCCAAACTGCTCAAGGAACGGTGCTAAAATAGAACTGTGCTTCACATCCCCATCAGTCAGTGTGCCATTTTCAGGGTCTAAGTTCTAAGATAAAGTGGATTATTAaccatatttaagaaaaagttgaaaagatGATCATGATAACCATAAGTAATTAGGTTATCACAAATGACATAAAGATACTTAAAGTCCTTCACCTCAAGATACTCCAAGTTCAGTATGAAGAGCCAAGTAAGACAACGAAACGAACCACGGGCTTCCTCCTACGCACCCGTTTCTACCCCCCCTCCAATGCCACCACCCTAGTCTAAGCCACTACCCCTGTTCTTCTGGATTCCCAGGGAGCCTaactggtctctctgcttccatttttactaacaattttttaaaactatcaatCAAATCATGTTAGTCCCAGGCTTAAAATCCTACAAAACTaggatcttttttaaaataacacaggATGAGGGTGTCTGGGTGGACCTTGAGGTTCGTGgtttcaagctccatgtcgggctctgtgctgacagctcagggcctggagcctgcttcggattctgtgtctccctctctctgcccctcccccaatcatgactttggctctttctctctctctctctctcaaaaatagacattaaaaaaaaaaatttttttttttaacgtttatttatttttgagacagagagacagaccatgaatgggggagggtcagagagagagggagacacagaatccgaaacaggctccaggctctgagctgtcagcacagagcctgacacggggctcaaactcacggaccgtgagatcatgatctgagctgaagccagtgctcaaccgactgagccacccaggcgccccccaaaaaattttttttaaataacacaggagaggaggaagggtatGGGGGTATATATAAAGCATGTCTGGCCATAAACTGACAACTGCTGAAGCTGGGTGGTGGGTCTATGGGGGTTGCTTCCTTAAACTGGTCTATTGGCCTTTACATTTTTCCACAGTAGGAAACAAAAAATCTACAAAGGCCCTTAGCTAAAATCTAAACTCTTCACCAGTCTACAAGGCCATGTACCATTTGGCTCACTCTGATCTAGTCACAACGTTCTTCCATCTCTTGTTAAAATACATCCAGCTCTTTCCTCCCTCAGGTGACTGCGTGCCATCGCTCGTCTGTTCAGAAACGGCTCCCTTTTACCCCTCTCCAGTCctaccccctccccctttctggaTCAAACTGTGCAAGTTATGTCTGTTATTCTTAAAGCacacatttcttttcctgttctaATTACCTGCTTACTTGTTCATCGTCTGTCTGTTGCTCTACGACTAGAGCCACTAAATGCAACTTCTTGTCTTTCCATTCATCATTAAATACTAAGTGCAGTTCTTAATGGATGCTCAATgaatacttgttaaatgaataaacagccAAATATCCTAAGTGTTAGCTTAAGTGTACTAGTGTTATTAAGTACCTTTGACATGGCCTTGAATGAACACTTCCTAATGCAGGAGAAAACCAGAGCCGGTACACTGCAGTATTTGAGTATTGCCaagagatttcttaaaaactgTTATTTGGAAAGTAAAAACTAGGACTTACTTAAGACATAAAAGGACAAGTAAATGAAGCACATTAAAGTAGAACAGTGCATTATCACCCTTCCCAAAATTGTAGTAGAAAAAGCAGAGGCAGACAGGACTGGGTTTGGATCCCAGCTCCAGCACCCAACAGTGGGGtaaccttggccaagtcacttagCCTTTACTCTGAATGGCAGTGTCTACCCACAGAGATACAGTGAGCAGTGACAGGTAAGAAAGACTGGCATAAAACAGAAGTCATTGCTGTCACATATTTCTCCTGCAGGAAAAACAAGTAGTGTGCACAGGGAGAAGtggaaaagaggaataaaataaaaggacaagagAGATCCTGGCAAAGCTCAagatcgttttttttttttttgctcctcttCAAATATGACTGATTTTAGGCCCCGAGCCTAATATTATTGGAAAAACATCTTGTCCAAATCACTAGTCCTGATGACAACTTCCCTACTTTTGCACTAAGGCCAAGACATTTCTACCATCCTCTCAGACTCCAGAAATCATATATATGTAGGAATGTACCCTACCTTATGAAACTATTGCATACGTGACACTTACTGGAGACTCTacacttacatacacacatacacatagagactgacaaggaaaaaaaaaaaatacctgttatCATGAGCTTTAAATTCACAGAGACACATTAGTGAATCACAGTCAAAAAACCTTACAACTTCTTCATCTCCAGCCACTGCAAGGACAGACtcctagaagagagaaaaagaatatccGGAATGTCATCAACAATTGCAACCATCATCATACACACTAAGATTCCACCACTGATTTCTCATCACTTACTGaaagaaacgtaacagaagatattctcttttcatttgtgATGGTGCCACTAACGGATGCAGTGTCAAGTTGATAGATATCTATTTTATTCAGCATAACAACTACGTATTTCTCTCCTCTTGGGGACCATTCCACTATGTGAGCAtctgcaagttaaaaaaaaaaaaaaagctttttttatttcataaacaatGACCAGAGTAATAACAAAAATAGCAAAGAGCTGTACCATGCATTTCACATCCACTGTCCTATTTACCCTTCATAAGAAATTTTTGATGCATATTTTGCAAgttaagttttagaaaataaactggaTTAAAGAATCATCAAAGGTCAGAGACCTGGTAGGTGACACAGTCACAACAAGAATCCCAatctaaaatgggaaaaaaagaaaatgggaaaagtaaCCCAAAGCATTGCTCTAGGAGGTAACCACCATCATGCAGGGGAAACAAAGGTGAGCACGCACGCACACAAGAATGTGTGTGCCTACATTCATATTCCATCAAGTTATAAAAAACATTCCAAATAAAAGTACTCactttgctttatgttttttatgAATGCTGATCTTCCTTCCACAAGATTCCATGTTCTGCAAAACAGGAAACTCACTTATGGCATGGTAACTTTTACTAGGTGTAAAGGTAAGCATAATGAACACTTACTCGAATGACAATTTACTACAGATGCCGCTACTTGGAACTGTCATGTTTCTTACAACAACACTGGAAATATTTACCATTAAGCAAGATTAATGCATCCATTCCCACACCCCTTTCACctacttaaaatgtttaatatattttcaaaaggttTCACCTCTTAACACATTGCTTTTTAGGACCATCCTCTTTGCTTCCCAACTCCGAATGAATGACTGGGATGTAATGTGTATGTCTGAACACAGagtctgtccttttttttctctaccgTCATGAAAAGGTTCACTGGCTTTCAGCTTTTCCTTGTACTGCAGTATCTCTAAGTAGCTGACAGCCAGGACACAAGACAGAAGTGTATCTAATTATTGTAGTAAAAAATACCCTGATGGTTAGGTTCCTGCTGTTGTACTTGGAGAACAAAGACCACAACTGAGAAAAGATGCTCTTGGCATTAATGACTTACCTCAATGTCTTATCCGTACCCACAGACAGGGCCAACTTGCCAGATGGGTGAATAGAAAGGAAGGTCACGTGTCCTCTACAAGGAAACCAACAGTTAGCCCCCAACTTGACTGGTACCTGGAGACCACCAATGGGAAAGGACTAGACTCACTTGTGAGCTTTAATGGACTTCAGGCACTCCCATTTCTTTGCATCCCAGACACAAATGACTCCATCTTCTGCCCCACTGATTAAGTGCCTGTTGCCATAGAATTTCAAGCAAGTTATTGTGCCTGTGGAAAAACCGAAACAGACCAACTTAATGTTCATTTTGAATGCAAACTCCATTTCTGGTTTGAAGGCTATGCTGTGGTAAGTAAAAATCTAACGTCAGCATTAGTGAAATAAACCTTAAAGTCTTAGgtgaagaaattaattttttcatatcaGAACATACAATTTCAAGGCTGTGCAAATACTTTCAACAGAATTTCTCTAGTTGTAGATACAGACTAGAGCTAATCAGTTCATTTACTTGCTCTATGGGTCTAGAATCATAAATTTAGGAGACGGTTGGCTAGGATTATTTGAGcagaagtcaaaaaaaaaaaaacaacaaaaaaaaacaactaataaacCAGCTAATCTGGGGAACAAACCAAGATATACAACCAtatgacttcttcctttcctttcccttttctttgttttggcttttgtttttgctttgtgtgggttttttttttttttttttttttttaagagagagagagggggagagagagagagaaagagagagagagagagaaaacacaagtgggagagaggggcatcaagcaggctccaggctcaatgCAGCTGGATCCCAGgacctgggatcttgacctgagccaaaatcaagagttggaggccacccaggcaccctggctccctccctttctttctttattgaaagagaagagaggaatgaTTATCACTTTCTAATCAGTTAGTTAGCTACCCAATCATCCACAATCCAATTATTATCACTCCAGAGCTGTTTTCTATTTGATTTCTACAGTTTTCATTCACTGTCCTAAGAAt from Neofelis nebulosa isolate mNeoNeb1 chromosome 6, mNeoNeb1.pri, whole genome shotgun sequence includes these protein-coding regions:
- the PAK1IP1 gene encoding p21-activated protein kinase-interacting protein 1 isoform X1, whose translation is MELVAGCYEQVLFGFAVRPEPAAGDDHEQKWTPVADFTHHAHTASLSAVAVNSRFVVTGSKDETIHIYDMKKKVDHGALVHHNGTITCLKFYGNRHLISGAEDGVICVWDAKKWECLKSIKAHKGHVTFLSIHPSGKLALSVGTDKTLRTWNLVEGRSAFIKNIKQNAHIVEWSPRGEKYVVVMLNKIDIYQLDTASVSGTITNEKRISSVTFLSESVLAVAGDEEVVRFFDCDSLMCLCEFKAHDNRIKDMFSFEIPEHHVIVTASSDGFVKMWKLKQNKKVPPSLLCEVKTNARLTCLGVWLDRVTDTKESLPPAAEPSPVSKEESKIKKEAGNIVQEEERQSKANTKKCGLTDDSNKPTKGNSLVSTKKRKMVEMLEKKKKKKKI
- the PAK1IP1 gene encoding p21-activated protein kinase-interacting protein 1 isoform X2 — encoded protein: MELVAGCYEQVLFGFAVRPEPAAGDDHEQKWTPVADFTHHAHTASLSAVAVNSRFVVTGSKDETIHIYDMKKKVDHGALVHHNGTITCLKFYGNRHLISGAEDGVICVWDAKKWECLKSIKAHKGHVTFLSIHPSGKLALSVGTDKTLRTWNLVEGRSAFIKNIKQNAHIVEWSPRGEKYVVVMLNKIDIYQLDTASVSGTITNEKRISSVTFLSESVLAVAGDEEVVRFFDCDSLMCLCEFKAHDNRIKDMFSFEIPEHHVIVTASSDGFVKMWKLKQNKKVPPSLLCEVKTNARLTCLGVWLDRVTDTKESLPPAAEPSVSKEESKIKKEAGNIVQEEERQSKANTKKCGLTDDSNKPTKGNSLVSTKKRKMVEMLEKKKKKKKI